TGCTACCCGAACTCGGAGGAAGGATTCACAGAATCCTGGACAAGACAACCGGTGAGGATGCTGTTTATTACAATGAGGTAATTAAACCTGCCTTGGTAGGTCTCTTGGGGCCTTGGATCAGCGGTGGCATCGAGTTCAACTGGCCCCAGCACCACCGTCCGACCACCTTCATGCCGGTTGATTACCAGACCAAGGAAGATGCAAGCAACCACTCGGTCAGCATCCAGCTACATGACACTGACAGGATGTATGGCACCACCTCCACCGCCACCATCACTCTCTATGATGACAAGGCCTATGTCGAGATCACCGGTCAGTTGTACAACCCTACTCAGTTCCCCCAAACCTTTCTCTGGTGGGCGAACCCAGCCATTGCAGTGAATGACCACACCCAGTCCATCTTCCCTCCTGATGTGCATGCTGTCATGGATCATGGCAAGCGGGATGTATCGACCTTCCCGATAGCCACAGGCATCTACTACAAGCATGATTATCATGACGGTGTCGACATCTCCCGCTACAAGAACATCCCGGTCCCCACCTCATACATGGCTTACCATAGTGATTATGACTTCGTGGGAAGCTACAACCACCAGAAGCAGACTGGTATTCTCCATATCGCCGACCATCACATCTCTCCTGGCAAGAAACAGTGGACATGGGGTTGTGGCGACTTCGGCAAAGCCTGGGACAGGAATCTCACCGATGAGAATGGCCCCTATGTAGAATTGATGACGGGAGTCTTCACCGATAACCAGCCCGACTTCACGTTCCTCGAACCTGGAGAGGAGAAGACGTTCAAGCAGTACTTCCTTCCCTACAAGAAGGCACCCAGGGTGATCAACGCAACCAAGGACGTAGTACTCTCCCTGGACGAACAAAAGAAGCTCTCACTCTATGCGAGCAGCAAGGTCTCCCTAAGACTTGTAGTAACATCATCTGCTGAGGAAGTGTTTCTTGACGAGCAAATCATACTCAAGCCAGCAGAGTGCTTTGGGACAACAATACCAGAGGCAGCCCATACCATATCGCTCTACACCAACGATGGAGAGCGATTGCTTTCCTCAAGCATACAAAATGACGAGCAAACACCCGATATTCCCGATCCAGCAAAAGCTATACCCGCGCCTGAATACATCGAAACCGTTGAGGAACTCTATCTTGCTGCAGTACACCTAGAGCAATATCGGCACGCTACCTTCAGAAGTGAACCCTACTACCAGGAAGCACTCAAGCGTGACCCAAAGGACTACCGTAGCAATACAGGATATGGCGAACTCTTACTCAAGAGAGGGTTGTTTGAGAGAAGCGAGAATCTCTTCAGGACGGCCATCGAGCGAGCAACCAAGCACAATCCCAATCCAATCGACAGCAAAGCCTACACACTTCTCGGTCTTAGCCTGTTCCACCAAGAACGCTATGAGGAAGCCTATGATGCCTTCTACAAGGCTATCTGGGACGGAAAGCAGCAGGAACAGGGGTTTCTCTACCTAGGCATCCTGGAACTGAGAAAGAAACACTATAGTGAGGCAGCAGCCTTCCTGGAGAAATCACTCATCAGAAACAGCCACAACCTGAGAACACGTGATTATCTTGCCTTTGCGGAGTTACAGAAAGGAAACAGGGAGAGGGCAGAAGAGCTCATCAGAGAGACCCTTGAGATCGATCCTTTTGATGATCTTGCGCTAGATTTACTGACAGACATAGAAACAACCAAGCAAAATACAACAAACATGTATGACGCTTGCTCCCTTGGCTCCTATCGCCTCCTGACCCTCGCTGGCTTGTACGCAGAGATTGGTATGTATGAGAAGGCTTTTTCCATCCTACCACAAGAAGGAGTAACCAACCCCATGGTGCTCTACTCCAAGGCCCACTACAGCACTGACCCCAAGGAAACAGAGAGCCTACTGGCACAAGCTGAATCCTTGGAGGATAGTACATACTTCCCGAACACCCTTGATGATTTGAAGATTCTTACATCTCTCGCAAGTACCCATAAGCACCTTTGGAAGGTGCATTATCTCCTCGGTACGTACTGGTATGATAAACAGGAACACGAGCGAGCAAAAGAATCATGGGAACAAGCCAACAAAAGCAACCAAGAGCATGCAAAGACGCTTCGCTGTCTCTCTTTGGTATATTTCAACCAGGAAGGAGACCCAGAGAGAGCAAGAGTGGCTCTTGAGCGTGCTTTTTCCCTGGATCCTGAAGACGACCGCCTCCTCTTTGAGCTCGACCAGCTGTACAAGAAATGTGGGAGAGAACCAGAAGAGAGAAAAGCCCTCCTAGAGCAGTATAGGGATTTGGTTTTCCGCCGTGATGATTTGATGACTGAGTACATTACCCTCTTGAACCTGACAAAGGACTATGAGAGAGCACGTGAACTGGAGCTTTCATACAGTTTCCATCCTTGGGAAGGCGGGGAAGGCAAGATAGCAACACAATATGTCATTACGCAGGTGGAGTTGGCAAAGAAACAATCTGATTCTGAAAAAGCAAAAGATCTCTTGAAACAGGCACTTACTTACCCAGATAACCTGCATGAGGGTAAGCTTGAGGGTAATAAGGATAATGAGGTTCATTACCTATTGGGGTGCTTGTTTGAGCAAGAAAAAAACCATGAGCTTGCAGTGCATCATTGGAATCTGGCTACAAGAGGATTGTTGACTGCCAGTGGAGCAATGTATTACTACGACCAGAGTCCTCATCAGATTCTCTACAAGGGCCTCGCACTGCGAAAGCTTGGAAGAGAACAAGAAGCAACAAACAGTTTTGATGAACTCTTGAGATATGGCAAGGAGCATATGGATGATGAGGTGAGCATTGACTACTTTGCAGTCTCTCTCCCTGATCTCCAGGTATTCACTGAAGACCTATCAAAGAGAAACAGAATTCACTGTTACTTCCTCATCGGCCTTGGCAACCTAGGCAAGAACAACAAGCAGGAAGCAGAAGAGGCATTTACAAAGGTGCTTGAGATGGACCCTGGGCATAGTGAGGGGAGGAGGATGGTGTAGAGACCTTCAAACACTTACAGCTGTCTCATTTTCATATTTTAACAATCGGGATCTGATAGTTTCATCAGGGATATCATGTTCGGCTGTATAGCATAGTAAGATTTTCTGTTGTTTTTTTACTGCTAATAAGACTCTTTTTGCACCACTATGAAAAACACCTCTTTCAGAAAGATTGTTAACTACATCACAACGAAATAATGAATAATTCGAAGAATTAATTCTTATTTGGCGTCTGGTATGAGGATGCCAGTCAATACTGAGAAGATGTGCCTTTTGCCCATCTTTAGCTGAAGGAAATGCTACCATTCTTAAAACAGAAAGTAATATTCGCATCTTATCGTCTTTAGCTTGGTTAAATTCCTTTAGAAATGATGGACAACAATTGATTCTATCAAAGGCTATAGGTTTTGCCTCTGTTCCTAGAAATTGCAGATAGAACCCAAGAGCTTCAATGAATGTCTCATCACTAAATTCTTTATTGTATATTAACTCATTAACAAGGTTCATTTCTTTAATTTTTTCATATAAATAATCCAAATCATGTTCACAAAGAGAAGGAAAATTCAATTCAAATCCATTCCTGCAAAATTCCGAGGGACAATTACTATCTTGGCACTCAAGTTTTGAGATCTTCATCGGATCTTGGGCAATAATCAAAGGAATTTGCGTTTCGTAATTCAAAATACCCAGGAACAAATGGGTAAAGTTATAGCTAGCAACTTTATCGTCTACAATAATATTCTTCCCACAATTAGTTTTCTTCATATATGGCAAGAAAGGAATCTGAGTACTTGAATATAAATAATATACCAA
This sequence is a window from uncultured Sphaerochaeta sp.. Protein-coding genes within it:
- a CDS encoding DUF5107 domain-containing protein, giving the protein MHARIWEEMVTIPTYTTGEPNANPMFFDNRVYQGSSGRVYPYPIIETVGDTKTDHLYSAVFLENDYLKVMVLPELGGRIHRILDKTTGEDAVYYNEVIKPALVGLLGPWISGGIEFNWPQHHRPTTFMPVDYQTKEDASNHSVSIQLHDTDRMYGTTSTATITLYDDKAYVEITGQLYNPTQFPQTFLWWANPAIAVNDHTQSIFPPDVHAVMDHGKRDVSTFPIATGIYYKHDYHDGVDISRYKNIPVPTSYMAYHSDYDFVGSYNHQKQTGILHIADHHISPGKKQWTWGCGDFGKAWDRNLTDENGPYVELMTGVFTDNQPDFTFLEPGEEKTFKQYFLPYKKAPRVINATKDVVLSLDEQKKLSLYASSKVSLRLVVTSSAEEVFLDEQIILKPAECFGTTIPEAAHTISLYTNDGERLLSSSIQNDEQTPDIPDPAKAIPAPEYIETVEELYLAAVHLEQYRHATFRSEPYYQEALKRDPKDYRSNTGYGELLLKRGLFERSENLFRTAIERATKHNPNPIDSKAYTLLGLSLFHQERYEEAYDAFYKAIWDGKQQEQGFLYLGILELRKKHYSEAAAFLEKSLIRNSHNLRTRDYLAFAELQKGNRERAEELIRETLEIDPFDDLALDLLTDIETTKQNTTNMYDACSLGSYRLLTLAGLYAEIGMYEKAFSILPQEGVTNPMVLYSKAHYSTDPKETESLLAQAESLEDSTYFPNTLDDLKILTSLASTHKHLWKVHYLLGTYWYDKQEHERAKESWEQANKSNQEHAKTLRCLSLVYFNQEGDPERARVALERAFSLDPEDDRLLFELDQLYKKCGREPEERKALLEQYRDLVFRRDDLMTEYITLLNLTKDYERARELELSYSFHPWEGGEGKIATQYVITQVELAKKQSDSEKAKDLLKQALTYPDNLHEGKLEGNKDNEVHYLLGCLFEQEKNHELAVHHWNLATRGLLTASGAMYYYDQSPHQILYKGLALRKLGREQEATNSFDELLRYGKEHMDDEVSIDYFAVSLPDLQVFTEDLSKRNRIHCYFLIGLGNLGKNNKQEAEEAFTKVLEMDPGHSEGRRMV